In the Triticum aestivum cultivar Chinese Spring chromosome 2B, IWGSC CS RefSeq v2.1, whole genome shotgun sequence genome, CGGAGCAGCCGGGCGCGAGCGTGGGCAGAGCAGACGGGCGCGAGGCATGGGTCGTCGGCCCGGCgaaggagatggcggcggcggggtaGGGAGGCGGGCGCTGGTCTAAGGGGAGGAAGAGAGAgacgggaggaaggggagagggggcggcGCGAGTGCGACGAGCGACGGCTAGGTCTCTGCCACGGGAACCGCAGCGATTTATACCCTTGTACGCGAAATGACGGAAATGCACTCGGCAGGGCACGGGATTTACGCGCGGTGGCACGAACGTCTCTGCACTATTCATTGCTACAGGAGCCTCTTCAATCCGACGGCCTGCGTCCTCCGGTGGGTCGATCCGACGGCCCAGATCCCATCAAGCAAACAGATCCAATGACCAGGAATCCAAATCTCAGATGAGCCGGAAGTTCTTCCATCATTCTTGCTTCTGGATGGTTGGATGGCTGTCTCCTCGAACGTTGTCAGTGAATATGTTTGTGAACGTATGTGTGGATATTTGGGATGTTCGTTTGGATGGACGGCGTTGGAGATGGCCAAGGACAGGAGTAGACTCTGGTCTACCTTTAGCAGCACAGTCAACGCTCACCTAGCCTTCGAGACGTACGTTAGCAACTTGACGGTCCTGATCGTCTGCCGCAGCAGAAGAGTTCAGCGCAAACCCACACTGCACAGACAATTTGAGCAGCCGCGCTTCCATCTCCCTCGTCAGATCTCTCTCACGTCACCACTCCACCAGATCCACATCCCAAACCGCGCGGCGCAGCAATGGCGGTGCGCCCGAGCCTCGCGTACTTCCCCTCCGACAACGCGCTCCTCGACTCCTCGGGCCTACCGTGGGGCGTCGCCGTCACGCCCTTCTCTTCCACCGATGAGCGCGGCTCCTCTCCGGTCACCGGCGACGAGGGCGACCTCATCCCTCGCTGCACGTCCTGCTTCGCCTATTTCAGCACCCTTTGCTCGCTGCACCGCTGGTCGTGGACGTGTCCCATCTGCTCGGAAGACAACGACCtctccgccgacgccgccgcgcgctACGCGCGGGACGGCAGCCACGACCCGCCCGAGTTACGCTCCGCCTTTGTCGACCTCCTCCTCCCGGGTAGGGCTTCCGCAGTTCCGATCTGCTGCAATGTGGTGCAGTGAAATGACGGGCTTGTGTTATTTTCCAGGGGAGGAGGGTGAGGCAGCGGCTGCGACGACGCCCGTGTACGTGGCAGCGATCGACTTATCCTGTAAGATGTGATGATCTCAAGATTTTTCGCCTTATGGTTCTAGCTTATTTGTTATACCCTCGCCTTCGTCTCCACACAAAAGAGTGATAAATTGACAAGGGAAATGGATGGCTGTTAGGTTTTAAACTTGCTAAATATGGAAAAATATGAACATCGAATAAGATTGTGCCACATATGAATGGAGAATAAAACAGTCCTAGTTTGGTCCAGTAAGTGATTGATATGATCGTGGGGTTCCTGTGTGGTGTTTGTGGCACCCCTGGACGCCTTTTTTTGTTACTTCCTTTGTAATGTAAAAGGGAAAATCATTGCAGCATTGTAGTGAGCAACTCTACCAATCCAAGATCTTGTTATGTTGGTAGATTTTGTTTTCCACTAACATGATGCATGGATTAATGAATCCAAATCCATCCCAGTTTAGCTTGAATTCATCTAGCTAGGATAGGTTCCACCTTTGGTGCCTGTTGTCCTGATCAAAATATTTCAGATTTTCATGAGAATAACTCTAGAATTTTGAgaccttctgttttgttttatttagaGCTCACTTGTTTATGTCTTCTTCTCATAATTTATTTCTTCATGTTGTTTTTAGCTTCTGAGGAGTTTTTGGAGCTAGTCAAAAGTGCTCTTCTGGCAGCTCTTGAAGGTGAGATCCACTCACAAGCTTTAGGAGCTAATCTATTTATACAACTTTGTTATTGAAAGGACATACATGATACAGGCATACAGCTACGTGTACACTGATCTAGTGATGCCTTGCAGCTCTTTCTCCAGGATCATTATTTGGGATTTTAACATTTAGCAGCAAGATAGGACTATATGATGTTCAAGGTCCAATACCAATTGTGAAAAACGTTTTTATCCCTCCTGATTCTGACGGCACCTTGCACGTGGACCTTAAAGATGTCATGCCATTTTGTTCATTTTTGGCTCCTGTATGTACATTATCCTCTTAATTTAATCCTTCAATTTTCAGTTCAATCATTTACTCAACCTGTATCCCTAGAGCATTGGTTTCTCCTGTATATGCTTATTTTAATTACATCTCAACAGGTTGGCACTTTCAAAGACCACATCGCTGAAGCACTAGAAACAATTAAACCAATAGCTTCCTGGGAAAGGGCAACAACTGCATCACAAGTTCAAGATCACGCATTGCATCATACCCGTGGGTTTGGGGTAGCAATTGATGCTCTTGTCAACTACCTAAGTGTGGAAAATGGAACTACCTTTGAACTTGGTATGTAATTTTTTTTGCAGGGAACTTGGCATCTTATTGTATTGATTACACTACTATTCTGTTATTTTATTAGTAGAAGATATACATATTCTctttgaaggggagccttggcgcagtggtaaagctgctgccttgtgaccatgaggtcatgggttcaagtcctggaaacagcctcttacagaaatgtagggaaaggctgcgtactatagacccaaagtggtcggacccttccctggaccctgcgcaagcgggagctacatgcaccaggttgcccttttttatatacatattctcTTTAAGGGCTTTATTAGTAGAAAACATGCTTTCTCTTTAAACTACATGGCCTTGCGTTCTAATATTATGCATTCTCCTGGTAATTTTTGAAACAGCTAGAATATTTGCGTTTTTATCCGGGCCTCCGAATTATGGGGCTGGCCAACTAGACGCAAGAAGCAATGGGGACCACAATACTGGTAAAGTGGTGGATTCAAATAATACATTACTGCCCGAAGAGACAAGTTTCTACAAAAATCTGGTAGGTTTGCATAAATATTGATCAATGCATTCTGAGAATATTTTGGGAGGTATCCTGATTGCCATATCACAGGCTGCTAGTGCTGTTCAAGCAGGTGCATGTGTGGACCTTTTCGCGATTACAAATGAATACACTGATCTTACTTCCCTAAAAGTTCTGAGTGTTGAGAGTGGTGGCTCATTGTTTCTGTATTCAAATACAGATGAATCAACACTTCCACAAGATATGTAAGTTCAGTCATCATCTCTGGCTCTGTGCTCTTTTTATTCAGCAGTCCAACTGTATCTCCTCAATTAGGAGATATCCTAATGTGGTTCAGTTCTCAAGCACTGTCTGGTCTGTTTATGTTATTTGCTTCCTCTTTGTAGGTCAGTCAGATTGATAGGATAACATATGCTCATGCTTTGTACATTAGTGTAGCTCAAGAAATTAGTGTGGTTGGAACCCCCATAATGTTGGAATCACATCTATGGACATTCAGGTCTATTTGGTGATTTTGTTTCTTATAATTTGGTTTCAACGTGTGATGGCTGTTTGTTAATTCTCCATGCCAAGGGGTTTGTTACCCAAGGCTAACTGTGGGCTTTATTATGGCCTTCTGGGGCGGTGAGATCTGAATAGGCTTCTTCCTAGTATTCTTTTGTGGGCAACAGGTTCTGTTACCACTCACTGTTGAACCTTAGATTTAGATCATGTTGACTTGCCTGATGCCAAAGATCTAATAAATTATCTGATTGTTGGTTGTGCACTGCCCCAAATGTCCATACTATAAATTGAGCAGACTGGGTTTGACGTAGTTGGATGGCTGGTACATGGTAAATACAATCTATACACAAATATATGTGCAGAATGTGAAAATATGGTCCACATGTCGTTCACATGCTTTGAGCCACTGATTACAATATAGCTGTGAAGCAGTAATATGCATTTATCCACCGTTTTTACTTTTCAGATACAAAATGCTAAAGCGTCCATATGCCTTTGGATGTGTACTGCGGTTGAGAACATCTCCAGAGATCAAGATTGCTGATTCTGTAAGTACTCTGAGAGATATGCAAATTTACCTAGTGACCTTTTTATATGTTCCTTAAGCTGATATTGTTTAATTCATGTCCAACAGTATGGTCATTTCTTTCCAGATCCTCAATACATGCATGTTCAGCACATAAATTGCTGTGATTCGTTTGCTAGCTACACTTACGACTTTGAGTTCGAAAAGGATTCTCAGTTTTCCAGGTAAAGGCCATGCTGTTTCTAACTTTTGTAGATTATGTGCTTATATGtgttaaaatttgatgaacttgaaCTAACTAGCAGCAATGTGGTACTTCCCTTCTTTGCTCTGACAAATTGAAAGTTTAGATTTCCACAGTTCAAAGAGATAACCAAATAGGAAACTCTATCATCCATTTACAGTGTTGGGCCTTGCTAGTAATTATGCCAATTCGTAGCCAGATCTTTGTATCAGACATTTGTTTCTTCCCTACAGGTAGGGTGACATTTTTTGTGGTCAACACCGAATGAGTACACGAGTCTTTGCATAATGACGAGCATTTAGGATTTTATGTATTCTGTACTCCAGCTTAAATCTGCCATTGGAcctgtttttaaattctactatATATGGATCCCTGTATCAGATTATCCACAAGTTGGCTGGTCTGGTTGAAGAAGTATAAGCCTTGTGAAATGAATTTAGTTTGTTACTGACTGCACCAATAGAGAAGTCATCATGATCCACACCCATAACTGAAACTAGGATTTTCAAATTCTTTCTTACCTGTTGTTAGCGCTTGAACCTTTGGAACAGACGCAATATGGGAGGATTCGGCTAGGTCAGGAACTTACCGATTGGGCACCGTGGAGAAGTGTGCGGCTAGGGCTGAAACCCCAGGTGCAGGGGATAGTGATAGGACATGCTGAGCAAACAAAACGATAGGCCTAGTTCTATGATTGATTTGTTCATCACGTTGCCACTCCATTACATAGAGTGTTTGCCTTACACACTTGCTCAAATTGATAAGCCCACAATGAGTCTTAATCTATTGGAACACAAATTGGACAGTAGTGAACTAGTGATCCCTCTATCAATAGTAAGTTAGGAAAATTACCTACACTGCGAGCCCTGATGTAGTTTATATGCATCACTAATCTGTACCACACGAGGGATCTTCTTTACGTCCCGCAAAAAAAGAGGGATCTTCTCTATGGCACCATAGGAATAGGTTTATGATACATTTGCAAGTTCTCCTTGTCCGGTCGTCCTTCTAAACTATCTTGGTTATGGTTATTTAGATGTCTCCTTCCAATCAATCCGTGCTTCCTTTTAACCTATATATGCCAAATTAATCTGAGGCTTTCCTTTTCTATTGCTTATGTCTAGTTAATCCTAGCTGTTCCTTCTCTACTTCTAAATATTATAGATATTTGTAAAACAAAACACGCTAGGATGGGCTCAGCACATTACTAAGAGAAGGAGAAAACCCGATAAAACTATTACCATTCATTGTCAAAAGGGAAAAAAACTAGAATTTTCAGCATTGAATCTAACCATCTTTTTTTCCTATGAAACCTATCATCCTTTACATGTTTCAACTTAATTCCCAATTAGTGTATCTGGGATTTACTCTTAAAAAGACTAAAAAAGTGCACAATGTATAAGCATGTTATCTACCGGGAATCTTGATAACTATGCTATACAAGGAGAAAACCCGACAAACTATACCATTCATtgtcaaaaggaaaaaaaactagaATTTTCAGCATTAAAGCTAACCATCCTTTTTTCCCCTATTAACTTATCATCTTTTAGATGTTTCAACCTAATTCCCAGTTAGGATGTCTGGGATTTGCTCTTGAAAGGACAAAAAAAGTACACAATGTATAAGCTCTATCTACCAGGGATCTTACTAACTATGCTATacaaatactcccttcgtcccaaaataagtgtcttgagcttagtacagatttgtactagagctagtacaaagttgagacacttattttgggacggagggagtacaataaggATACTACTACCACCGGTCGGTTACACAGGGCCCTATTGTACTTTGAGTCTAACTTTGACCACCGATTTAACCAGTAAAATATGCGCTATGTTCCATAAAAAGTAACTGTTGGTGTTCCATAAAAAGTAACTGTTGGAAAGATCTTTCGAATGCAATATATAGATCATATTTTCTTATTTAAATCGGTGGCCAATGTTAGACTCGAAATACGAAGCGGGCCTGTATACCCCGACCAGAGAGTAAATCATAAGACACATTCTAACCGTTGATTGAGTCCGGTCTTTTCTTGAGTATGTATTTTAGTAACAATAACAACTTCCATGCCTAAACAAGGGAACTGTAACTATGATCAGTATAAAATCTGTAGCCAAACAGTTTTGACCGTGTATATTATCTCCTAAACCCTTACAACCTGATGTTTGCAACTGCAGGAAGTCAAGGCCTCCTATTCTCCAAATCGTATTTAAGTACACGATGATAGTACAGCATGGTGATGCATCAGATGATGCTTCAAATTCTGGTAGTAGGTAAATTTCGTATCGCCTGTCACAGATTTGTGAATACTTAGTATGCTACATTGTTACTGTTTGCTCTTACAAGTTAAAGTATATTTGATATGCCATTCCTCTGGTGTCAATAAGTTTAAGCATACTGACAATTGTCCTTATGTGTGAGCTGTCCAAGTTATTTTTTGATGATTCTGTGATATACTGGCTTGCAAGTTAATTACTTGCTTGCTAATGTTTGTCTAATTGTCAATTTGCAGTGTGCAATTTCTTTTTGTCAATTTGCAGATGTTCCATGTTAGCAGCAGTTTTATACACATTGTTATCTATATTTTCATATTTTGTAACTTCAAAATACACCTTGTCCAGATCTAAGTTCTCAGTGCAAAGGCGGTTAAGGGTGCGGACTATCCAGTACAACACAACTGCTAATATCTGGGACCTGTATGACTTTGTTGACCCAGATGTGGTATTGACGATACTTGTACACCAGGTACAACCTCTGTTTCAGATTACTGCATTTCCTCCCTAAATTGTAACGACGGCAGTACAATTTTGATGGATAAACTGTTTGTCGTAAGCACGAAGGCTGTTAACTGTAGGACTAAAGCATCTTACTACATCAATTAATTGCCACTACAAGAAAGTTATAGCAATCAAATGTTGCCACAGCCTCTCTGTAGGACTATAACATCTCGCTACATCAATTAAGTGCAACTCTACAAGAAAATTATGGGTAGGAAACTTTGTCTGGGATACAGCTGGTCACAAGCTTAGTATTTCTGTATTTTACTTAAACATTCATTTAGCTGTTTTATTTTAATATTCATCTAATGGTTTTATTTGAATGTTCGTCAACAATTACAAGATTAATATTTATTCAACCCTTCTAGGCTTAGGAGCTATTAGGCCCCTATTTTGGCAGGCCTGTTTTATCTTCTTCCCTGCAATCGGAAGCTAGGTTTACTCTGGTTGTCTGGCACTAGTTTCCGCCTTTCCGGTTTATTGAAGGCGAGCCAACCCAACAAGTTTTGAGTTCTGGGTTTCCAAAATGCTCTCAGGACTCTGTTAATATGGAAGAAGAGAAGCTAAATTTGACCGCAGTCTACGCTAATCTATTAATTCACCATAAGGAATCCCAGCTTAAATCCTTATCTGAATCAGCTTGTTTAATGAATACGGTTCTGCAGGGACATAATGTATTATATATATATTGTAGTTTTGGCATTCTGTTGTATTTTAGTTATAAATGCTAAGCTTGGTGACCTTAAAAACAGGAGAGAAATGTTCATGATCGTCAAACCTAATTATATTTCTAGACTCGAATAAAACCAAAGTTATCACTGAAGATCGAGCAGAAGATCATTTGATACTGAAAAAGTTCATTTTCCAGGTTATTTTGGCTTCTTTAAGTGATGTGGTAGAAGCAAGGCTATGGCTCCATGATTGGTTGGCGATTTTCATTGCCCAATACAACAAGGCATACAAGAACGTCAGACCTGCTGATTCTGGAGTTTCTGATATTGACGTTGATTTCTCAAACTGCTCACAATTGCAGCCTCTGGCACGGCTTGTATTTGCATTTCTAGTAAGCCCCTTGCTTCAAGTTCAGGATGAACATATTCATCCAGATTACCAGACATATTTGCAGTGCCTCTTCAGGTAAAGTATATATTTTGCTACCATGCAGTTCCTAAAGTTCTCACAGGAAGAAACAACAAAATTCCACAAATTCCCTTTCCACATTTTTTTACAAAATCCAGATTATCTCACTGCTGTAGTTTATTTGAGCTACGCAAGTATTGCTTATATAATGTTCAACGTTATTATTTCTCTTTACAGTGCACTGGAACCGGCTTCTCTTCGGCAAGCTATATGTCCTACACTGAGTTCGTACTCCTCTCTTGATACAGAAGCAGAAGTGCATCAGTCTCTAAGTCGCAGTGTATTCACCAGTGAGAGACCAATATTCCTTCTTGACGCCTACACTGACCTTTTGGTGTATTACTTGCCTACAGCCAGCCCTTCAATTCCCTTTCCTCCTCCACGTGACTGTGAGTCCAGCACCATCTTTTTTAAGTGCCACTTAGTTGTCCTGAGATTACTGCATTTCCTCCCTAAatcgtactccctccgtaaactaatataagacgttGAAGATCACGTCTTATATTAGTAGGGAGTACTAATTCTGTTGTTATGACTTTTTAATTTCTTCACGCATATTGAAGGCCTCAACTTCAGAAGAACGGATGTAGTAGTATGTATGGTTACGGGTTATTTCAGCCAATGCATATGCTAACACTGAACTTATGTTTGTAGGTCTGTTGAGATCAACGGTCGACAGGTTGAAGCAAGAAAGGACCTTAACTCCCAGGCTTGCTTTTATTCATGGTGCACGTGATGATACAACAACATCTGAGAAATACCTGATTGAGGATCGGGCTCTGGATGGCACTCTGATGGATGGTTCTACAGGTTTCAGATCCTTCCTTGAGGAGGTTAGAAGCAGAGTAGCCGAGTTTGGAATATAGAGAGGCCTGTCTCAGCTGTTGTTTAAGCTGTTCAATATGCAAGATTGATGATTGGTCATACTGGGCCTTGGCATGGATAGGATCTGTTGTGTTGCTTAGCTTACTTTTGATACTCCATGTTGCTAGGGCCACTCCATTGATATGATATGAAACCATCACTGCATGTTGAATATGGCAGGATTGCATATTTCTGGAGTTCATAGTCCATGTTGAATATGCATGTCTTGAACAAGTGCTTTGTACATTGCCCAAACAGGCAGACACACTTAAGTGACGATTTTGCTCTGTATGTTAT is a window encoding:
- the LOC123045407 gene encoding protein transport protein Sec24B, yielding MAVRPSLAYFPSDNALLDSSGLPWGVAVTPFSSTDERGSSPVTGDEGDLIPRCTSCFAYFSTLCSLHRWSWTCPICSEDNDLSADAAARYARDGSHDPPELRSAFVDLLLPGEEGEAAAATTPVYVAAIDLSSSEEFLELVKSALLAALEALSPGSLFGILTFSSKIGLYDVQGPIPIVKNVFIPPDSDGTLHVDLKDVMPFCSFLAPVGTFKDHIAEALETIKPIASWERATTASQVQDHALHHTRGFGVAIDALVNYLSVENGTTFELARIFAFLSGPPNYGAGQLDARSNGDHNTGKVVDSNNTLLPEETSFYKNLAASAVQAGACVDLFAITNEYTDLTSLKVLSVESGGSLFLYSNTDESTLPQDIYKMLKRPYAFGCVLRLRTSPEIKIADSYGHFFPDPQYMHVQHINCCDSFASYTYDFEFEKDSQFSRKSRPPILQIVFKYTMIVQHGDASDDASNSGSRSKFSVQRRLRVRTIQYNTTANIWDLYDFVDPDVVLTILVHQVILASLSDVVEARLWLHDWLAIFIAQYNKAYKNVRPADSGVSDIDVDFSNCSQLQPLARLVFAFLVSPLLQVQDEHIHPDYQTYLQCLFSALEPASLRQAICPTLSSYSSLDTEAEVHQSLSRSVFTSERPIFLLDAYTDLLVYYLPTASPSIPFPPPRDCLLRSTVDRLKQERTLTPRLAFIHGARDDTTTSEKYLIEDRALDGTLMDGSTGFRSFLEEVRSRVAEFGI